A genomic segment from Salvelinus alpinus chromosome 8, SLU_Salpinus.1, whole genome shotgun sequence encodes:
- the LOC139582309 gene encoding basic salivary proline-rich protein 3-like yields MHHYSATLEAVTLFYSRTEKITPPPARQQIHAPACQQITPPRPANKSTPRLVNAGESAHFSTEPPPRCGLKAEPPPRCGLKTEPPPQCGLKTEPPPQCGLKTEPPPQCGLKTEPPPRQSPPPQCGLKAEPPPRCGLKAEPPPQCDMKTEPPPRCGLKTEPPPQCGLKTEPPPRCGLKTEPPPRCGLKAEPPSTVWSEGRAPSTVWSEGRAPSTVWSEDRAPPRCGLKTEPLHGVV; encoded by the exons ATGCACCACTACAGCGCCACTCTGGAGGCCGTCACATTATTCTATAGCAGAACAGAAAAG ATCACACCCCCCCCGGCCCGCCAACAAATCCACGCCCCGGCTTGTCAACAGATCACGCCCCCCCGGCCCGCCAACAAATCCACGCCCCGGCTCGTCAACGCCGGAGAATCTGCACACTTCAGT ACAGAGCCCCCTCCACGGTGTGGTCTGAAGGCAGAGCCCCCTCCACGGTGTGGTCTGAAGACAGAGCCCCCTCCACAGTGTGGTCTGAAGACAGAGCCCCCTCCACAGTGTGGTCTGAAGACAGAGCCCCCTCCACAGTGTGGTCTGAAGACAGAGCCCCCTCCACG GCAGAGCCCCCCTCCACAGTGTGGTCTGAAGGCAGAGCCCCCTCCACGGTGTGGTCTGAAGGCAGAGCCCCCTCCACAGTGTGATATGAAGACAGAGCCCCCTCCACGGTGTGGTCTGAAGACAGAGCCCCCTCCACAGTGTGGTCTGAAGACAGAGCCCCCTCCACGCTGTGGTCTGAAGACAGAGCCCCCTCCACGGTGTGGTCTGAAGGCAGAGCCCCCCTCCACAGTGTGGTCTGAAGGCAGAGCCCCCTCCACGGTGTGGTCTGAAGGCAGAGCCCCCTCCACGGTGTGGTCTGAAGACAGAGCCCCTCCACGGTGTGGTCTGAAGACAGAGCCCCTCCACGGTGTGGTCTGA